In Columba livia isolate bColLiv1 breed racing homer chromosome 16, bColLiv1.pat.W.v2, whole genome shotgun sequence, the DNA window tgCTTGAAGCCCAAGAAAGGCCACAAGGAATTTCTCTGCCAGTTCCACACCAGAATGCACTTGCTTCTCTCCTCATGAGGAGATTAGGCCAGGAAATATCTCTCTCTCCGTCCTGCCAGGGACAGTCTGCTTTTTGCTGAAAGCCACAGCGATGTTCCTCCCGGTGCAGCCAGCGGTGAGCCGCAGCAGCAGTACAGCCTCTGCCCTGCACCGCCACGCAGGCCCCATAAGGACACAGCCTCCTGGTGGAACTGTATCCCAGCAGCTGTGgctcctgcagctcagctctcCTGTGCAGGAAAGACCTTTTCCTCCGTGAGTCGCTGCTCCATGGTAGCACAGATCCCATCAGCCGTTGGTTTAGCCCCCTCATCCCTCAAGGAGGGGAGAGTGCAGAGCAAGTATGCACACTGCGCCCATACCAAACCTGCTGAGGACGGAGCTGCCCGAGCCGTTCCCCTCACCGCAGTCCCTCTCCTGTCggctgctgctcttctctcttcccagcaCGCAACCTCATGCTGTCTGCCAGACCATCCCTGTGTCAATCTCTCAAGTCTCTGCAAAATCCCACTTGTTTTTACAGTGCTCATCATTGTAAGATGCTCAGCTCCCTTCTATAGGCTGCCACATTTCCTTCTTAAACCTAATCTCATTTCTTTGGGGACAGACACCATAGCTTTAGTTCTCTTGGTGATCAGCAATGGGGATACCTGCTGCTAGCCACTGAGGCACCCCTTAAAACAGAAACCATAAGATATTAAACGCTTGCAGCTGAGTGACTACGATCACCAACTTCTTTACCAGGACGAGATCCAgagacacagtctcccacagcatcctcacagctaagttgaggaggtgtggtctggacaatagagcagtgaggtgggttgcaaactggcttaaggagagaagccagagagtggtagtcagtggtgcggagtccagttggatgccagtatctagtggagtgcctcaggggtcagtactggggccaatattattcaatatattcattacgatttagatgagggaatagagtgtactatcagcaagtttgctgatgacactaagctgggaggagtggctgacacgccagaaggctgtgctgccatccagtgggacctggacaggctggagagttgggcggggaataacctgatgaaatttaacaaggacaagtgtagagtcctgcatctgggcaggaacaaccccaggttccagtataggttgggaaattacatattagagagcagtgtaggggaaagggacctgggggtcctggggacagcagggtgaccatgagccagcactgggcccttgtggccaggaagccaatggcatcctcgggtgtattagaagcgggggggttagtagatcgagagaggtcctccttcccctctactccaccctggtgagaccacatctggaatattgtgtccagttctgggcccctcagttccagaaggacagggaactgctggagagggtccagcgtagggcaaccaagatgattaagggagtggagcatctcccttatgaagaaaggctgagggagctggggctctttagtttggagaagaggagactaaggggggacctcattaatgtttataaatatataaagggtgagtgccatgaggatggagccaggctcttctcggtggccaacaatgataggacaaggggtaatgggatcaagctggaacacaagaggttccgcttaaatttgagaaaaaacttcttctcagtgagggtgacagacactggcccaggctgcccaggggggttgtggagtctccttctctggagacattccaacccgcctggacatgttcctgtgcgacctcacctgggtgttcctgctccagcagggggattggactggatgagcttttgaggtcccttccaatcccaaacatactgtgatactgtgatactagTGTCTCTCCCACATAGTCATGACCCTCAAAGGGGGATCCTCCTCAGCTTCCAGACGCGAGAACTGTAGAGAACTGCAAAGACCAAGAAACTCAGGTGGCGGGACTGCAGGCAAGCAAGGAATAAAGCCACAGGGCAGGTAAGCGAGTCCCCGGCTCTGCACCCTCTCACCCTGCAGGTTTTAGAGCCGGGCTGCAggtcctgctctgccccaggctCGGGGACTCCAGCGCAGCCGTGGCTCTGGCAGGATTGCGCgtcacagggcagggacagctgcTAAGCAGCAGAACAGCTTATGTAGAGGCAACACTTGGCTTAACCTGCTTAATCACCCATTAAAGCATGGATCTAAGCAGTACTACTTCCCCTTCCTACAGTGCAGGCCTGCCGCACGGGAGACCCGAGAACCCCAAAGAGCTGCTGGCTTAGATATTTACCAAAAATCGGACTCTTAAAGGAATTCCACACTTTTATAAAACTTCAAAGACCAGCGGACACAGAAGCTGCACAGTGGATTATCCAGGCGACATTTATTAGAGCATTTCATGTATACAATGATTTTACTGATGGCTGTGATGCAACAGATGCCAGTAGGAGAGGGTGACCTAGAACGAGCAGGCTATGCAATTCTTGTGGGGAAATTAATGCTTTCAGCTGAAAGCAGAGGATCAGACTAAAAAGCTGAGCAAgtttggggctggggaggagcaATTATGTAAGTTTTTGCTTGAGATCACTTACTTAAACTGGCAGGTCACAAGCAGCAGGTGTCTGCTATTGCACTCTTCCCTTGGCAGCCCAGGGTGTTTGTTCCACCAAGAACAGGCAGCATTTTCCCTGGTCAGAATGGAGACCTGCACCGGTGGGCGATTCTGGACCCCCAGCACAGCGCTTACAGACACAGATGTCTGGCTTCGCGTACTCACGCGTGAGAACAGGATGTTGAACTCCACCAGCGAGGATGCAACGCAGACGTTCAGCAAGAGCGCGCTAAACCTACCAACTCCTCACTATAAGGCAGCTTTAGGTCAGGACTTCTTGGGTGCCTGAGCTGTTGTTTAGAAAAGCAAGGACCACATGGCAACAGGACGACAAGGTCCTCCGACAAGAACAAGGACTGTGCGTGTTTCCCAAGAgctatttctgaaatacatgtCCTTAAAAATACCTTAATGCAGAGACTCCCCCATTGATGCACAAAAAGGGCACGACTAAGGAGGAACTGAGCTATGAAGCGATCAACTCATAAAAAGCACCTCACAAACCAGAGGAAATGTACAATACATTGCCTGATTTGCAAGTTAGTAAATCTGTGTTTAAGATAATAGCTGCCTCAGTTGTGTCTTAATCTCCTGCAGTTATTAACGAGGAGCAGTTGAATTcaatagctttaaaataaaaaaagaaattaaatgcttaACATTTAAAAGGCTGTATCTCCAGAATGACTGTCCTTCAGGACTACTGAGCTCTGAGGTACGTGCTGGTAACCTGGTCAGGCTAGCAGAATGCTGTGGAGTCTCTAAGCCTCTTGAACACCCCCCAAGTTAAACCTTCATTAACCAAAAGAATCACAATTCTTTCTAGTAAAGTTGCTTAAAAATCTGTCTTCAACAAAGACAAGTTAAAAATTCTGGTCAACAACTGATTTGCAAATAAAACGAAGAATATTAGAAATGGTACCAACACAGTCTGTTCAATCAAGTCGGATCTGATGAGTACAAAAACGCGCTAAGGACAGCCACTCAACGCGTATCCCAGCTGGCGCAGCGCCGGCCGCCCACGTCCCCTACAACTGCTTGGTCAGAACTGTTTGTCTGAAGGACAACAATGGAAGACAAGTCAGGATTTAATGACAGAATTCAGACAGAAGGGCACACATACATTAAATTAACAGATTCAACCTTCAGCACACAGGAGTTTGATAGAATTACTGGCTAGAGTCACAGAAAGTTCAAAATTTGAACAGTCTTGAACCACTGCCAAAAATTCCAATGGCTTTTTTAATAGTTCCAACAATTAACATTATATAAAACAGAGACGGGCTTCTCCAGCAGAAAAGTTGGGGCTCTTCCCGGTTCATCAGACCACTGGTACGGAAGGGAATGATGGGACTTCCCCGACCTTCCCACCAGTCCACTAAAGACTATGATTCATTAAAACCTCCTCAATTCACTGGTGACTGATTAAACAGGCAGAAGCTGCAGACCGTGTCAATCGTAGTGGATGGCAGTATAGAAGATTATCCAAACAACCTGTGGAAAGGAAGCAAAGGTTATTTTGAAGCCTCTGGAAGGTGgttcaaacacagaaaaggaGCCCCATGCTTTGCTCTCAACAGGGGACTGAATTCCAGCTTGGAGATGGTCTCGGGGAGATGTTGGGATCACCGTGTGCCACCAGGCGGCATTCAGCTTGCTTTCCTTCTGGGGTGACTAGTCTCTCCACATTAAAATCCCACCACAGTCCCTCTAATGGTACAGAAACACCCCCAAATCACGCGCTGGGTGTATTCAGGGACTTGGGAGAGGGGAGTAAGGGATAAAACAAAGATCCCCAAACCGCCAGTTTGGGTGTAACGAGCTCTAGATGAAACTCCACCAGGATGCGTGGGACAGAGGATGGGAAGACATCAAAGTGGCAGATGCAGAAGAGTAGCTGCCTGTTCCTACATCCCTTCTTACAGAGAAATCCCTGGCATTAATACTGTATTTCATAGCCAGTAGCCATCAGATCTGGGGATTTTCTTGCCAAATCAACTTCAATTATTAGACGGTGTTAACACATCTCTCTTCTATCAGTGCACGACCTCACCTGCTTTTCCTCCAGGTCTTTTCCCTCACAAACACAATTCACTAATCAGCTTAGAGAAAGCAAGAGGCGTTACCAGAAACAGTGCAAAAGATGTCATGAATCCTTCCTTCGTTAGCTCCCACGTCCCGCCATACTCCTCCTCATCTATCTGCTGGAAGCTACTGAAGTAGAGGTACAGAACACCAGCATTGATCAGGCAGAATCTGGAAGAAAGAGATGAGGAACCGTCATGTCGGTGACACAGGGTACAGGTACCCAACACACCACGCTGCAACGCAGCAGTGAAACACCTTCCATCCGCAGCAGAGGGGAGCAAAGGGGAACCAGCTCCCGCAACACTCGGGGCCGCTCAGGCACTGCTTGAAGAGCAGCTCCAGGGCAGCTTGTGCACTCATTTGGCTAAAAgtgagttagttttcttcatgcagttagaaacgtTTTCTTTCTCTTAGCTAGCACAGTCGTGGTTTGGATTTAGAGAACAACAAGATAACACCCTGCGACACAATTACTGCTTTTCTCCAAGTACCTTTGCAGCGGTTTTGAGCGGGAACAACGTCAGAGCTCACTGATATCTTGGttgttgtctgggagccaaggacactgagctctgcccacaggtgtgggAACGGGGACATGGGTGGGACAGACCTCGACTGACACCCAGACTGAGCAACGAGAATATTCCACACCATTAGCGTCAGCCTTCAGATTTAATGAGAgctgggttttccagctggggAGAGCCATTccagttctgctctgtttcGGGTGAGTTGTGTTCAGGAGTCGCTGCGTTTGGCTATTTGCCATTCCACCGTTCTGCAgtggcctctgggcctttctgcctttttctctctgcccTGGGATCGGCTGCACAGCACCAGGGCGTTCCCTCTCTTCCCGGCACTGGCTGCTTGGcacagagtttgtgaggaactGCATTGAGTATCTTCTACATTCTATTGCCAGTTTAGCAGTAGAAGTATGTATGTATAAAGTAGTAGAAGTAGTATGTATAGAAGAAGTATGTATATAGTAATAGAAGTAGTacgtttgttttattttattaaactgtttttatctcaatccacaagtttctcccttccctttcaattctctcccctgtttggGGTGTtggggagtgagtgagcagccGTTGTGGTTACATTGCCAGCTGGGATTAAACCACGACAGCCTGCCATAGCGTGCTGGGTTCGGACGGAGTTCACCTCACAAGGCACCACCTACTTGTAAGGCTCAATAGACCGTTGTCAACAGCTGGAAGTATCAGCAAATCAGCAAACCCTGCAGGTTTTCCTGTCCGCAGACCAGCAGCAGTCCTGCTTCCACACAGAATCCAATTGCCTTGTGCGTGCTGCTTGATTTTGAGGCTGCTAAGAGGGAAGACTGTTAGACTCTGTGCTCAGCGCCACATCCCTGTCAGCGTCCCATGACCAAAGGTAGCGGCTTAGGGACGAGGGCCAGAGAAGGCTCAATAGTGCCCTCAGAGCCACAGCGCGAGGGTTCGACCTGAGACAACTCTCAGCGCTCTGGTCCGTGCCAAGTTATGCTTCAGCGGAGAGAAAAAACGTGACCTCCCGGTTGTCCTCAGACACTTCTGGCTTTACCCACGGCGGCTGGGGgctggcacagcctggggagcaACGGGTACGTCTCCTGGAAAGACGGCTGCGCGGGAAGGGCGATGCGGGAAGACACGCAGCTCGGTGACGGGCAGCAAGCGTGAGCAGCGTGCGACCGCAAACCACAGAGCAGCCACGCACACCGTTCCAGACGCTTTTAGTTCTTCCTCTGTACACCAGATCGATTTAATTTCTTAGTAACGTTTAGCACAGGAATTGGCTTAGGTACCTGAAGGGGCCTTGTGAATTAACAGGTGACTAAGTAAGCATAATTCTTGTCAGCTACTCCGCATCTGTTACTGGAAAAACTTGAGATTTCACTGTTTGCTTGTAGCTTGGTGTTTCTGTTGGAGCATCGCTGCTTTACGCCCTTTTTCCGTAGATTTCAAaccttttcttatttctctcttacagAGACTTGCTGCTACTCCCTCCACTTCCTCGCCGCAGGCAGGACACTCAGGAGGAGGGACAAGATGACAAGTTCGTTTTCCCTAAGAAAAGCTGTGAGGTTGTGAGCTTGACTAAGAGACCTTGATGAGGCAGAGACACTGGCAAACGGTGACTCCCCAGAACAGACGCAGTTCCTTCCCAGCCTGGTGTTccaggagcagggctgtgttTTCCACCTCTGCTGAACCTCCAGAGGCTTCCGGGAACACGCCAGGgccaaatacatttttgttttataactCCGAGTGCCCACTGCAGCCTTCGGACACCTGCGGAGAGGTGACCTGAATCTCATGCCGCGGTGAGGATCCAACGTGCCCGCGCCCGTCCAGGCGCCGCCTTCCCCGCAGCGGGAGTGCTGCCGACGCAGCCCGCGGCCAGCGGTGCTCTGAAGAAACCCTTTCTTTGCCGAAGAGATACTGCCTCTCTTGTCCACCAACAGAACCTCCTCTCTGAGGAGGGCTCCTGACTCAAAGACAAGGACTACGACCCTTCCCTTCTACGGGTCTCTCACTTCTTTGGTTGCCACACTAGGCACCATACTCAGAGCCCCTACTCACACGTGCAGGAACGGGCCACTTCACAAGTCAATTGAACCTTTTGTTCCCTTCTTCTACCCCTGCCCCCTctaataaaagtaaatattttaaaaataataataatttttaaaagaattaatgAGGCTGACGAGAAAGAGGTTGATGAAGATATGTTATGATTTGTATGAATTTCATGAGCAATAACAGTCTGGAATGCGACGCTGCTTTAAGACGCACAGCAGGGCCTGCGTCTGGGCAGCACTGTCCAGAGCACGACTTTAAAACAGACACCAAGCAAAGCCCAAATGTGGGAGAGTACataggacagaaaaggaaataaacctTACACTGCTATTCCCACGAATCCCTTCAGTGGAACTACTCCCCAGATGATTCCCAAAATAACTGCAATGATCTGCCGGAACCAGTAGATCACATCTAAAAACTCGTCCTGAGGAGATAAAGCACAAGAAAGATTTTGGCATTTactatgtttcttttttttaaagcatcataCAATTAACAGTTGAAAAATTAGCACACCGCACACTTACTTTTCCATTCAGAGCATAAGATATTGTACTCAGAGCAGATGGAAGCAGCTTATGGCATCACACCCCCTGGGCTTCTCTGCTCCCAAATTCAATACATGGCTTTGTCCTCCAATGGGACAATTGCAGAGGCCAACAAGTATCTAGTCCCCTTGTTTACTAAAGATTCAGGTCTACAAAAATTCACTGGGTAAAAGTTTAAAGAGCTGTTTATGGCACACGCAGTGCCCCAGGTCCTCTCCCACCCAGTGCTCAGCCAACTCCAAACCACAAACTGTATCTCACACGTTGTGCCGGCACCTCTGCGTTCCTCCGGAGCAGCGGAGGCAGGCGCTCCTGTGCGCCCGTAGGGCCCACACGGCTGTAAGTCCCGCAGCTGCACAACGCTGACTCACGCTTTAAACAAAATTCACTTCCGCTCACATCTGTTTTTCCGCCCCCCCGAGGACAGGATTGCCCCAGCACACCCCAAACACCAACGGCCCTTGTGATTTTAACTGTAGGATGGGCAAAGTTGTTTGGCTCCACGTGGAAGACCAGAATCCATGTCAGATGAGGCCTCTCAGTCATTTTAGCCTTCAGTTCACATCCTGTTGCACTGTCATTGCTCCTCTCGCTAACTCCGAAATTCCTGCCCAGTTTGTCAGAGGGGCGCGAGGCTGAGTACAGGAGAGCTCCACCAGCTCTGCGAGCAACAGCAACTGATAAGAAAACAGTGACACAGACTCACGTCTGTCCCCCAGAGAACAGCAGGACGGCGTCCGCACCTTCTCCAAGCCGGCAAACTGGGGAGGAGACGCGGCGCTGCGCCACACACGGCGTGCCCGGCTGGGACACGGCGGGACCAAGGACCCCGTGCCTGCGCgctgggggcagcaggaagAGGCACACACAACAAAAGCCTCACTAGCGCTGAAACCACCGGGAAGCCTGTGGCTGACACGTTTTCACCCACACTTGGAAGGCTTGTGgcaaacacaaaccaaagcTGAGCACACATGAAATTTTGTGGAAGCCAAATCTCCCGGTTCACTGGAAGCGGCGAGGTTCGGCGCGGCAAAGCAGACGCAAACAGCTGAACAACGGCGcagggctgctcctctgcaggAACGCGCCGTGGCACCACACAAGCCCGTTCTTGCCGCTGCCCTTTCCCTTCGTGCCTGACAGGCCAGCTGGatctgcaaatacattttttccccaacttAAGGTAGATTATAtttctacttttattttcaCTACACAAAGTAGGTTTTTATTTAATCTCGTAAGAGCTTAACCCAAAAGTCAAATGGGGTATCTTAATATAAATATGGCTTGTGTTTACTGTGGCTCTGTGCCCAGGTAGTAGAGAACTGGGTCTGCTGGAGGCTCCAGCACAGATGTGCCACATCTGTCTGCAGGAAGGGCTGGGAGGGCAGGTTCTGCGCACAGGGAAGGACACCTGGGGGTGACGGCTCTGCCGGCTCCAGGCTGGAGCTGCGCCGGCCCGGCCCCACCGCCACACTGTGGAACCCGGGGTGCAGCCGAGCCGGCACCCGCAGAGACTGCAGCAGAGACCGC includes these proteins:
- the RAB5IF gene encoding GEL complex subunit OPTI isoform X2, encoding MSGARRREEPPHAQQHAVANGGARGSVWGKALRSDAAWHDKDEFLDVIYWFRQIIAVILGIIWGVVPLKGFVGIAVFCLINAGVLYLYFSSFQQIDEEEYGGTWELTKEGFMTSFALFLVVWIIFYTAIHYD
- the RAB5IF gene encoding GEL complex subunit OPTI isoform X1; the encoded protein is MTERPHLTWILVFHVEPNNFAHPTVKITRAVGVWGVLGQSCPRGGGKTDVSGSEFCLKRESALCSCGTYSRVGPTGAQERLPPLLRRNAEVPAQRDEFLDVIYWFRQIIAVILGIIWGVVPLKGFVGIAVFCLINAGVLYLYFSSFQQIDEEEYGGTWELTKEGFMTSFALFLVVWIIFYTAIHYD